One region of Maylandia zebra isolate NMK-2024a linkage group LG10, Mzebra_GT3a, whole genome shotgun sequence genomic DNA includes:
- the LOC101486503 gene encoding vasodilator-stimulated phosphoprotein, with amino-acid sequence MGESSICQVRATVMLYDDNSKRWVPAGSDSTSISRVQIYHNPSANTFRVVGRKLQADQQVVINCPIIKGMKYNQATPNFHQWRDHKQVWGLNFGSKEDATLFANTMTHALDTVSAPAVAGPAQNGPTAQQLEQQRRLERQKQEQQEKERLERERQATVSAPPAPPAPPAPPATSPAPPAPPPPPGPPPPPSGGCPPAPPPPPSGGMVPPAPPPPPVAGGSGGGGGGSGNDLAAALAGAKLRKTVKDEGGSAAPAPKPQSSSGGSGGGDLMGEMSAILARRRKAADKPAVKKEESHNEDSESSVSKSSGVAEINQSKEKSATMPRAKSLTTNQKDSSPSSNSATTPVSRMKVVKKNSDGTGNDSDMEKFKQEILEEIKKELYKVKEEIITALMQELQRSQLKDED; translated from the exons ATGGG TGAGTCCAGTATCTGTCAGGTGAGGGCAACAGTCATGCTGTATGATGACAACAGCAAGCGCTGGGTGCCAGCAGGATCTGACAGTACATCTATAAGCCGTGTCCAGATCTATCACAACCCTTCAGCAAACACCTTCAGAGTAGTGGGACGCAAACTGCAGGCTGACCAGCAG GTGGTGATCAATTGTCCCATTATCAAAGGAATGAAGTATAATCAAGCCACACCAAATTTCCATCAGTGGCGTGATCACAAGCAGGTGTGGGGGCTAAATTTTGGCAGTAAAGAAGATGCTACTCTGTTTGCCAACACCATGACGCATGCTTTAGATACTGTCAGTGCCCCGGCAGTTGCAG GCCCAGCTCAGAACGGCCCCACTGCACAGCAGCTGGAACAACAGAGAAG ACTCGAACGTCAGAAGCAGGAACAGCAAGAGAAAGAACGTCTGGAGCGAGAACGCCAGGCCACTGTATCAGCACCTCCTGCCCCTCCTGCCCCTCCTGCCCCACCAGCTActtcacctgccccaccagcaCCCCCACCACCTCCAGGTCCACCCCCACCTCCTTCTGGGGGATGCCCACCTGCACCTCCACCACCTCCATCTGGAGGTATGGTTCCACCTGCACCTCCACCCCCACCGGTTGCAGGAGGcagtggaggaggtggaggtggcagTGGAAATGATCTGGCTGCAGCTCTAGCAGGAGCCAAATTGCGCAAAACAGTAAAG GATGAGGGAGGTTCAGCAGCCCCAGCCCCGAAACCACAGTCCTCATCTGGTGGAAGTGGAGGAGGTGATCTAATGGGAGAAATGAGTGCCATCCTTGCAAGAAG gcGAAAAGCTGCTGATAAGCCAGCTGTAAAAAAGGAAGAATCTCACAAT GAGGATTCTGAGTCCTCTGTATCGAAATCCTCAGGTGTAGCGG AAATCAATCAATCCAAGGAAAAATCTGCCACCATGCCAAG AGCCAAATCCTTAACCACCAATCAAAAAGACTCAAGCCCAAGTTCAAACTCTGCCACTACTCCAGTGTCCAG GATGAAGGTGGTGAAGAAGAACTCAGATGGTACAGGAAATGATAGTGATATGGAAAAATTTAAACAG GAAATCcttgaagaaataaaaaaggaacTCTACAAAGTAAAGGAAGAAATTATCACAG CTCTGATGCAGGAGCTACAAAGGTCACAGCTCAAGGATGAAGACTGA